A portion of the Candidatus Methylomirabilota bacterium genome contains these proteins:
- a CDS encoding reverse transcriptase domain-containing protein, with amino-acid sequence MPHAALMTCLARRISDGRMLHLLKGWLKVAVVEPDERGAHRRGGGKRATRGTPQGGVVSPLLANIYMHRYIKAFRRYGLDQKYGAQLVTYADDLVVLCRQGAHEVLEKTRGWMGSIGLALNEGKTGVRDARCESFDFLGYTFGPMYSPRTGGRYNGARPSKKAIASIKGAIRQQLRNGNQAPWPEVVTRLNRAVRGWAAYFCYGSLAKARHDVQRHLYDSVRRFLRRRHKVAGPGYRQFPEAAAFGELGVIRLDRLPRLAPANAARETRPRAG; translated from the coding sequence ATCCCGCATGCGGCGCTGATGACGTGCCTGGCGCGGCGGATCAGCGACGGCCGGATGCTGCACCTGCTGAAGGGGTGGCTGAAGGTGGCGGTGGTGGAGCCGGACGAGCGGGGGGCTCACCGGCGGGGAGGCGGGAAGAGGGCAACCCGGGGAACTCCGCAGGGCGGAGTAGTGTCGCCGCTGTTGGCGAACATCTACATGCATCGGTACATCAAGGCGTTTCGCCGGTATGGTCTCGACCAGAAGTACGGCGCGCAGCTTGTCACCTATGCCGACGACCTGGTGGTGCTGTGTCGGCAGGGTGCCCACGAGGTCCTGGAGAAGACACGGGGCTGGATGGGGAGCATCGGGCTCGCGCTGAACGAGGGAAAGACCGGGGTGCGGGACGCGCGCTGCGAGTCCTTCGATTTCCTGGGGTACACCTTCGGACCGATGTACTCGCCGCGCACAGGCGGACGTTACAACGGAGCACGACCTTCGAAGAAGGCCATCGCCTCCATCAAGGGAGCGATCCGGCAGCAGTTGCGGAACGGGAACCAGGCTCCGTGGCCGGAGGTGGTGACCCGCCTGAACCGCGCCGTGCGGGGCTGGGCGGCCTACTTCTGCTACGGCTCGTTGGCGAAGGCGCGTCACGATGTGCAGCGGCATCTGTACGATTCGGTACGCCGCTTCCTCCGACGCCGGCACAAGGTGGCTGGGCCTGGGTACCGGCAGTTTCCCGAGGCGGCGGCATTCGGAGAGCTGGGTGTCATTCGACTGGACCGACTTCCGCGGCTCGCCCCTGCGAATGCCGCCCGAGAAACCCGTCCGAGAGCCGGATGA